The genomic stretch tccTTGACCTCCCAAAGAATATGAAATAGTCGTTCACATTTACTTGTTTATTCTATGCCGCACCTGTGTTGACCTTTCACATTAATTTaccttttgttttacttttttctttagtTTGTATACAGTATGCCTAAGATAATAATTCACACCAACATAAAGAATGAAGACATTCCTGATGACTTTGAAGAAAAAGTTGCACAAAAAGTCTCTGAAGTCGTAGGGTATCCAATTGAGGTGGGTATAActttcgttttattttttttaagatcagtttaattgtttgtttacaaaagttttaaaTCCTGTAATTTCCCTCTCATCAAGTATACATACAAAACCATGTGTGTAATGATACATGAAAGGCCGTAGATAAAATTATCAGGGAGACTTGATTAACTTGATAGCCAATAAATTGAAAAGATCATACTGCTATTCTGACACTATGTTAACAAAAGTGTCAAAATATTCTTCATACGTATATGAATGAGCTGGAGGGAGAACCCCCTGTTTACACAAACGTCTACAAAAACAACAGTCCCTCTGATTAAACTTATTTGCAAACCACCTGAATTACGTGTATTGCAGATATGACACCTCCCCATTGTTAACAGACGTAAAGGGGATTCCTCTCGATGGGAAAAGTGTACCCTAGGAAATGATTGTATACACCGGTTCGAGAGGGACACAGTTATAATTCCATTTATTGTTTTCCTGAAAAATCAACCCCTTAAAAGATCGACAACCTCCAAATTCCATTGCCGAAACTAATATTTAAATAacttttatcttttaacattTCAAGAACGTGaacaatatattatttatattttttagatgTGTGGTCTTAAACAAATACGACAAAAAAAGTCTTTCATAAATTGTGAATATTATCCAAACAGTACTAAAAGGACGAAACCAAATGTTTAATCGTTATAACATAATTAACgctataaaaataattatttctacTCTATACAAAGTCCATCAAGAATCATTTCAAGAGAAGCTTGGACTCTTGTTGAAATTTGTAACAAGCAAGATTTGATGAATAAATACTATTAtgttgttaaaataaataaataaaaagactcATTTTGTCATCTTTCACGCAGTATGAACTAAAAGCTCCAAAATACAACAATCTGGCACAGCAgtgatattcaaatattttttatatttcctaCATGCAATAGTATGTACAGTTTATAGTATTTACAATGGTTGTAATGGGACTGGCGGGTGGAATATTTTGTGAATCGAAATGTTTGTATATAGTTAAACAGATGCATCAGCCAAGGTCAAGTATTATGAAATTGAAAGATCAATATGCTTTACACATTTTAGAATTAAAAGCACGTGATAATAAGTATTCAAAACTAAGAGACGTTCCATATAAATATGTGTAATTGTATAAAactaatatatattataatcaaTAACTACGTAATTTTGTTATTAgttaattttaatcaaaataaatattatttttatatacaaacttTACTACACATTCATGGCTCTACAATCTGTCTATACCGATTTCTCAACATTGCACAAGGTAATGTTTTTCTCTAACGTTTTCACACTAAATCCATAGGAAGCTGGATTTATTAGTAATGAATGATTTTTATAGTCttatatgtatgttttttttatattagttgtcATTGGCTTTGGACtcgctgtcagtaactgcgagtacacTCAGATATGTACTTGGTGTCGTTTTGTGATGTATATATAAGTACCCTGCCTCGTCTACTCTGTTTTTGTTCGATGCATTTCTATTATGTATCTATGTATCCATTTGATGAGTTGAGctgattttatagtttgttcttatattgtgctgttacaccactgtccatggttaggggagggttgttGCACCTTCGACCCGTCACATTgtatgatgatggaagtttttaacaacattgactggctatacagccctcacACGGGCAgtcacattttgtatgtgcctcACCAAATGCAGGTGTCTgaaattcagttgttgtcgtttgatGCTATAGATCGTATTTGTTTTTCGctcattatttatgtataaaccagaccgttagtgttctcgtttaaattttttcaatttgtcatttctttgcattttatagctgactttgcggtattttttttaactcattgttTTAGGCCGTACGATGACATTTTAATTccggtgtcatttggtctcttgtggggagttgtcttattagcaatcatatcacatcttattttttagtATAAGCCAATGTCCTCATTAAATTGAATTTCTGTTTATTGTGCTATTGTCATGAAATGTATTGTTCTGCGTAATTTTTGCTTATCTACATTGTCTATAGAGTGTCTTTATGCCATTTgagttttctttgttgaaatagttatttatttttatactctttatagtgattaagattaaaacacaatCAGAATTTTTGACAAGTTTACCTCTTATGTCTGTATGCTTTGCTCACACATTGCTATTAAGTTTAATAGAATTTCATTCAAATGGCATACatgtgagatgtttagctagctataaaaccaggtttaatctaccatttctATAAacggaaatgcctgtaccaagtataaagaaatatgacagttgttatccattcgtttgatgtgttgaacTTTTGAGTTTTGCCATTACATGAAGGACTttccgtcttgaattttcctttgTGTTCGGTAATTTTGCTagtttactttttaatttaatgttatatgaaagtACTATTGTGCATCTAACATTGAATCGTCTATATACAACGTGTCGCATTCTATCGGAAACACCACTTTACATACAAATAGAGATATAATATAACAGCTTTAAATGAGACaactaaataaaaatgaatcGAGAAGCAATCGGACATGAAAAGGACGAATACATATATCAAGTCTAGCTTTTCAACTGTATGTGTAAATATTGCAGATTATATATGTGTCTGTAACCCCTGGTGACAGGATGATACACAATGGTAGCCGGGATCCAATGGCGTTTGTTGATATTGATACTGCACTGAAGTTCAATGAAGAAGTAAATCCTGGTTATACTGTAAAATTCCAAGAATTCTTTACCAAGGCGCTCAATATTCCATTATCAAGGTACTGTGATACTGTTAATCATGTGTTGATGAGAAAAAACGTAGAGAATACTCATATAAATGTACAGGTAAAATGACAACAATTAACaattaaaagttgaaaagata from Mytilus edulis chromosome 7, xbMytEdul2.2, whole genome shotgun sequence encodes the following:
- the LOC139480996 gene encoding MIF-like protein mif-2, with protein sequence MPKIIIHTNIKNEDIPDDFEEKVAQKVSEVVGYPIEIIYVSVTPGDRMIHNGSRDPMAFVDIDTALKFNEEVNPGYTVKFQEFFTKALNIPLSRLVLHYHDAKVSDYGVYRRAPEYKHEQYFSQ